A genome region from Fusarium musae strain F31 chromosome 5, whole genome shotgun sequence includes the following:
- a CDS encoding putative secondary metabolism biosynthetic enzyme (EggNog:ENOG41~SMCOG1028:crotonyl-CoA reductase / alcohol dehydrogenase~antiSMASH:Cluster_5.3): MEPINIPKTQRALIGTERDTLELTDAAPVPTPGKGWVLVKNVAVGLNPIDTKLTSGYTVHGAIGGFDCSGKVIALGPDASDSPLKIGDEVGIMVLGMNRSMPDVGAYSQYTLAQEDFILRKPSGYSLADMASLGTVFMAAGLAMRRLELPGTPLQPSPTPHYVLVYGGGTATGTIFCQLTRLAGLLPIAVCSPNSNELAKKSQAVECFDYRDPDASVDAIKKLTKNGLKYAFDCIGSVDSARFCFRAIGRMGGHYETVHVPHEAITRTRKTVKSGFTYGLEMAGLDIDMPRPHGRPGNPELRKFGVDLARMLEGLLRDGKIVPHPVQVREGGLEGALQGLEEIKAGTVRGHKLVYLL, encoded by the coding sequence ATGGAGCCAATCAACATCCCCAAGACGCAGCGTGCTCTTATCGGCACCGAGCGTGATACCCTCGAACTGACAGACGCCGCACCGGTTCCTACCCCTGGCAAGGGATGGGTACTGGTCAAGAACGTGGCGGTGGGCCTCAACCCCATCGACACTAAGCTTACAAGCGGATATACGGTCCATGGAGCAATTGGCGGCTTTGACTGCTCTGGTAAAGTCATCGCCCTCGGTCCCGATGCCTCAGACAGTCCACTCAAAATAGGCGATGAGGTCGGAATCATGGTGCTTGGCATGAACCGTTCGATGCCGGACGTGGGAGCGTATTCCCAGTACACTCTGGCACAGGAGGATTTCATCCTACGCAAGCCATCCGGGTACTCCCTTGCTGACATGGCATCTCTCGGCACTGTCTTCATGGCTGCAGGCCTAGCCATGAGGCGGCTCGAGCTCCCCGGGACACCCCTGCAGCCCTCGCCAACACCCCACTACGTGCTTGTGTACGGGGGTGGGACAGCAACAGGCACCATCTTCTGCCAGCTAACGCGACTGGCTGGTCTCCTGCCAATTGCTGTATGCTCCCCCAACAGCAACGAGCTCGCCAAGAAGTCCCAAGCCGTTGAGTGCTTTGACTATCGCGATCCCGACGCTTCCGTGGACgcgatcaagaagctcaccaaGAACGGGCTCAAGTACGCGTTCGACTGCATTGGCTCGGTTGACTCTGCGCGCTTCTGCTTCCGAGCAATCGGCCGAATGGGTGGGCACTACGAGACGGTGCATGTGCCCCACGAAGCCATCACGCGAACGAGGAAGACGGTTAAGTCGGGATTTACGTATGGGCTTGAGATGGCAGGGTTGGACATTGACATGCCGCGGCCTCACGGGCGGCCTGGTAATCCCGAGCTGAGAAAGTTTGGTGTCGACCTTGCGCGGATGCTGGAGGGATTGCTCCGCGATGGTAAGATCGTGCCGCATCCTGTCCAGGTGAGGGAGGGGGGGTTGGAGGGCGCCTTACAGGGCTTagaggagatcaaggcgGGGACCGTTAGGGGCCACAAGCTGGTTTACTTGCTCTAG